The following are encoded together in the Coffea arabica cultivar ET-39 chromosome 1c, Coffea Arabica ET-39 HiFi, whole genome shotgun sequence genome:
- the LOC113737690 gene encoding G-type lectin S-receptor-like serine/threonine-protein kinase LECRK3 produces the protein MAYLCIHLIFFLFLFPISALAQKNGIVPLGSTLTAGETSASSWLSPSGDFAFGFRQFQDKDLFLFSIWYYKIPDKTVVWFVYSIDLVPRGSTLKLDARSGLVLRDPQGLQLWSADVNSSQVDHGFMNDTGNFILKGSDDSRLWESFRFPADTILPYQDLILGDSLSSRQSATKFSQGRFYLRFLYDGNLVLATRSVPTNVYDDAEYYNSQTSDPTVLLNSGYQVTFDGRGALYIRKRNNETKELSPVSIPPASEYYHRATIDFDGVFTYYFHPRTFTGNPNWKVLWYLPENICFITGEKGSGACGFNSICHLEHGRPACACPEGYILLDPDDKYGSCLPNSSLGCGAVKEGSAENLYDFVVINDIDWPLSDFEQIYPSNETVCEQACLQDCFCVVAIFRDNSCWKKKLPLSNGRVDTSLRSKAFIKYRKSDAPSVHQTFRPVPVGSIS, from the coding sequence ATGGCATACCTATGCATACACCTCATCTTCTTCCTATTTCTCTTCCCAATATCTGCTTTGGCTCAAAAAAATGGTATTGTGCCTTTGGGCAGTACTTTGACCGCAGGTGAAACATCTGCTAGTTCTTGGCTTTCACCTTCTGGTGATTTTGCATTTGGGTTCCGACAATTTCAGGATAAGGATCTGTTCTTGTTTTCCATATGGTATTACAAGATACCAGACAAAACCGTAGTTTGGTTTGTTTATTCAATAGATCTAGTGCCACGAGGATCAACTCTAAAGCTTGATGCTCGGAGTGGGCTTGTGCTCCGTGATCCTCAAGGCTTACAACTTTGGAGTGCCGATGTCAATTCTAGTCAAGTTGACCATGGTTTTATGAATGATACCGGCAATTTTATCCTCAAGGGGAGTGATGATAGCCGGCTCTGGGAAAGCTTTAGATTTCCTGCTGATACAATATTGCCATATCAAGATTTGATACTTGGCGATTCTCTTAGTTCTCGACAGTCAGCAACAAAATTTTCCCAAGGAAGATTTTATCTCCGTTTTCTTTATGACGGAAATCTAGTGCTTGCTACCCGAAGTGTGCCAACCAATGTGTATGATGATGCTGAGTACTATAATAGTCAGACTTCTGATCCTACAGTTTTGTTgaattctggttaccaagttaCGTTTGATGGCAGAGGAGCCCTGTACATAAGGAAAAGGAACAACGAGACAAAAGAGCTGAGTCCAGTTTCAATACCACCAGCATCAGAATATTATCATAGGGCCACAATAGATTTTGATGGGGTATTCACATATTATTTCCATCCTAGGACATTTACTGGAAATCCGAACTGGAAGGTTCTTTGGTATTTGCCGGAGAATATATGTTTCATTACTGGAGAAAAGGGGAGCGGAGCTTGTGGATTTAACAGTATTTGCCACCTTGAACACGGGAGACCGGCTTGTGCGTGTCCAGAAGGGTATATACTGCTTGATCCAGACGACAAGTACGGCAGCTGCTTGCCAAACTCTTCTCTCGGCTGTGGTGCAGTAAAGGAGGGCTCTGCAGAAAACCTTTATGATTTTGTGGTGATCAATGACATAGATTGGCCACTGTCTGACTTCGAGCAAATATATCCTTCAAATGAAACTGTTTGTGAGCAAGCTTGCTTGCAGGATTGTTTCTGTGTTGTGGCCATTTTCAGAGACAACAGTTGCTGGAAGAAGAAGCTGCCACTTTCTAATGGGAGGGTGGACACTAGTCTTCGGTCAAAAGCTTTCATCAAATATCGCAAAAGTGATGCCCCCTCAGTACATCAAACTTTTCGTCCAGTTCCAGTAGGATCGATATCTTAA